A region from the Altererythrobacter sp. H2 genome encodes:
- a CDS encoding DUF885 domain-containing protein: MRLLTPLAASLFALATAGCVTSQSEPVTTAATGEAPVPALAGLFEDYDAAQLALSPMGKSYRGVRDEDYGKWDDMSPAADERAHALLQDTAARMRTAYDPASLPQADALSWRLFDGLAKRRASLHPFRGYGYIFDQMNGAQSQLPAFLINIHRVSNQDEATAYVSRIEGLGTALDTLTAESRARAEQGVMPPSWVYPYVISDIRNLLEVGSGNAVLEDFEGKVAALKLPEAEASALKERARNGWESSARPAYRRLLAEMERQQAIAPTDDGVWRFPDGDKYYSALLASYTTTDLTADQIHDIGLREVDRIHGEMRTIMGQVGFTGTLKEFFDYTRTDPRFYHTSREDYLADAERFMAAMEAKLPEYFSTLPKDPLVIKPVEAFREKSAGKAFYQRPAPDGSRPGTYYVNLYNLNDMSKNELEALAYHEGVPGHHLQLSIQTGLGNVPPFRRFGGVTAYSEGWGLYTEELGKDMGFYTDPYSDFGRLGMELWRAARLVVDTGIHHKRWSRERAIQYLADNTPNPDGDIRKAIERYVVYPGQATAYMIGKLKIMELRAAARAELGDRFDIRGFHEVILSSGPVPLDIMEENVRAWIAARKAN, encoded by the coding sequence ATGCGCCTTCTCACCCCCCTTGCCGCAAGCCTTTTCGCACTCGCTACCGCCGGGTGCGTCACCAGTCAGTCCGAGCCGGTCACTACGGCTGCCACCGGCGAGGCCCCGGTGCCGGCTCTGGCCGGCCTGTTCGAAGACTATGACGCTGCCCAGCTGGCCCTGTCACCCATGGGCAAATCCTATCGCGGGGTCCGCGACGAGGACTACGGGAAGTGGGACGACATGTCGCCGGCAGCCGACGAGCGGGCGCACGCCTTGCTTCAGGATACCGCTGCCCGGATGCGAACAGCTTACGATCCCGCCAGCCTGCCGCAGGCCGATGCCCTGTCGTGGCGGCTGTTTGACGGTTTGGCCAAGCGCCGCGCCTCGCTCCATCCCTTTCGGGGTTATGGCTACATCTTCGACCAGATGAACGGCGCGCAGAGCCAGTTGCCGGCTTTCCTGATCAACATCCACCGGGTCTCGAATCAGGATGAGGCGACCGCCTACGTCAGCCGCATCGAAGGACTCGGCACCGCCCTCGATACCTTGACCGCCGAATCGCGTGCCCGGGCAGAGCAGGGCGTAATGCCGCCCAGCTGGGTCTACCCCTACGTCATCTCGGACATTCGCAACCTGCTCGAGGTCGGCAGCGGCAATGCCGTGCTCGAGGACTTCGAAGGCAAAGTCGCAGCGCTGAAACTGCCCGAGGCAGAGGCATCCGCTCTCAAAGAGCGCGCCCGCAACGGCTGGGAAAGCTCGGCCCGCCCCGCTTACCGCCGCCTGCTGGCCGAGATGGAGCGGCAGCAGGCGATCGCACCCACCGATGACGGCGTGTGGCGCTTCCCCGATGGTGACAAGTATTACTCCGCCCTGCTCGCGAGCTACACCACGACGGACCTGACGGCGGATCAGATCCACGATATCGGCCTGCGCGAGGTTGACCGCATTCACGGCGAAATGCGCACGATCATGGGCCAGGTCGGCTTCACCGGCACGCTGAAGGAATTCTTCGACTACACCCGCACAGACCCGCGCTTCTACCACACCAGCCGCGAAGACTATCTCGCGGATGCGGAGCGGTTCATGGCCGCCATGGAAGCGAAGCTCCCCGAATACTTCTCGACGCTGCCGAAGGACCCGCTGGTGATCAAGCCGGTCGAGGCGTTCCGTGAAAAGAGCGCAGGCAAGGCCTTCTACCAGCGCCCTGCCCCCGACGGATCGCGCCCCGGCACCTATTACGTCAACCTCTACAACCTCAACGACATGTCGAAGAATGAACTGGAGGCGCTGGCCTATCACGAGGGGGTACCGGGCCATCATCTGCAGCTGTCGATCCAGACCGGGCTGGGCAATGTGCCGCCGTTCCGCCGCTTCGGTGGCGTGACCGCCTATTCCGAAGGCTGGGGCCTTTATACGGAGGAACTGGGCAAGGACATGGGCTTCTACACCGATCCCTATTCGGACTTCGGGCGCCTGGGGATGGAGCTGTGGCGGGCCGCCCGGCTGGTGGTCGATACGGGCATTCACCACAAACGGTGGAGCCGCGAACGGGCGATCCAGTATCTGGCCGACAACACCCCCAACCCTGACGGTGATATCCGCAAGGCGATCGAACGCTATGTCGTCTATCCCGGTCAGGCGACCGCCTACATGATCGGCAAGCTCAAGATCATGGAACTGCGTGCCGCAGCCCGCGCGGAACTGGGCGACCGGTTCGACATTCGCGGTTTCCACGAGGTGATCCTGTCAAGCGGGCCTGTGCCGCTTGATATCATGGAGGAAAACGTCCGCGCCTGGATTGCCGCGCGGAAAGCGAACTGA
- a CDS encoding AraC family transcriptional regulator: protein MDGGSVNPEQIAAGAEDWLTPPALLQLDYIPPPDALVPFVTTFYHFRCEERDIRDVQPAAVGHVLVFLAGEGEMLFEGGRRDSSHPVSVLTPGSQAAPIAVNGPFYCIGAALSPLGWAALTGLHAGDWSDRLVAADELFGPEIVTLGDKMRADYGAGRASGASLCAELGAFLLPRLRPVNPRHAALIRNVAEWLGTSLTPEIEDLVRQSGYSVRQLQRLCERYFGLPPVRLARKYRALRVVALLGQPDVPDALVAELVDHFYDQSHMIREIRTFAGRTPGRLLGDDGSILSALLDIRNFREITPQVAAMPPLASGSEDD, encoded by the coding sequence ATGGACGGGGGATCGGTAAACCCGGAACAGATTGCGGCGGGGGCAGAGGATTGGCTCACCCCGCCCGCGCTGCTGCAACTGGACTATATCCCCCCGCCCGACGCGCTGGTGCCGTTCGTCACCACATTCTATCATTTCCGCTGCGAAGAACGGGATATTCGCGATGTCCAGCCAGCGGCGGTCGGCCACGTGCTGGTGTTCCTGGCGGGCGAGGGCGAGATGTTGTTCGAGGGCGGACGGCGGGATAGCTCGCACCCGGTCTCGGTCCTCACCCCCGGCAGCCAGGCTGCGCCGATCGCGGTAAACGGGCCGTTCTACTGCATCGGCGCGGCGCTCTCCCCGCTTGGATGGGCTGCGCTGACCGGCCTCCACGCGGGCGACTGGTCGGACCGGCTTGTGGCAGCAGACGAACTTTTCGGCCCAGAGATAGTGACCCTCGGCGACAAAATGCGCGCAGACTATGGCGCAGGCCGGGCCAGCGGGGCCTCCCTGTGTGCGGAACTCGGGGCGTTCCTGCTCCCGCGGCTGCGCCCGGTAAACCCGCGCCATGCAGCCCTGATCCGCAATGTCGCTGAGTGGCTGGGCACTTCGCTCACACCCGAAATCGAGGACCTGGTGCGGCAGAGCGGCTATTCTGTCCGCCAGCTCCAGCGCCTGTGCGAGCGCTATTTCGGGCTGCCGCCGGTGCGACTGGCGCGCAAATACCGCGCCCTGCGCGTGGTCGCCCTGCTCGGCCAGCCCGACGTGCCGGACGCACTGGTCGCGGAACTGGTGGACCATTTCTATGACCAGTCGCACATGATCCGGGAAATCCGGACCTTTGCCGGGCGCACGCCAGGGCGCCTGCTGGGCGACGATGGCTCGATCCTCAGTGCCCTGCTCGACATCCGGAATTTTCGCGAAATCACGCCGCAGGTGGCGGCCATGCCCCCCCTTGCAAGTGGCAGCGAGGACGACTAG
- a CDS encoding SUF system Fe-S cluster assembly regulator yields the protein MRLSNLADYAVVTMSAAARHCGGARTSAAELAAETGLPVPTVQKLVSKLSAAGLLRSVRGARGGLQLARPAAAITLADIVEAIEGPVALTACVEQGKHDCAYEHSCTVRPHWSPVNAAVRGALAGITLTQLARPAQTMSEVA from the coding sequence ATGCGACTCTCCAATCTGGCCGACTACGCCGTTGTCACAATGAGCGCCGCTGCGCGCCATTGCGGCGGCGCGCGCACCAGTGCGGCAGAGCTGGCAGCGGAGACTGGCCTGCCGGTACCGACAGTGCAGAAGCTGGTCAGCAAACTGTCGGCTGCGGGACTTTTGCGCTCGGTGCGCGGGGCCAGAGGCGGGCTGCAACTGGCCCGCCCGGCGGCCGCGATCACCCTGGCCGATATCGTCGAGGCCATCGAAGGCCCGGTGGCGCTGACCGCCTGCGTCGAGCAGGGCAAGCATGATTGCGCCTACGAGCACAGCTGCACGGTCAGGCCGCACTGGAGCCCGGTCAACGCGGCGGTGCGCGGCGCGCTGGCAGGCATCACCCTGACCCAACTGGCGAGACCGGCACAGACAATGAGTGAAGTGGCATGA
- the sufB gene encoding Fe-S cluster assembly protein SufB — protein sequence MSEEIEVKAKPEAPKTPETDVQAREAAAKAADYEHGWSAEIDTEFAEKGLTEDTVRFISGKKGEPEWMLEWRLKAFRLWQTMAEPDWAKVGYPAIDYQGAYYYAAPKPKPKLGSLDEVDPEILAVYKKLGIPIEEQKVLAGVEGARKVAVDAVFDSVSVATTFREELKRAGVIFLSISEAVKEYPELVKKWLGKVVPMHDNFFATLNCAVFSDGTFVYIPEGVRCPMELSTYFRINAENTGQFERTLIIAEKGSYVSYLEGCTAPMRDENQLHAAVVELVALDDAEIKYSTVQNWYPGNAEGMGGIYNFVTKRGLCQGARSKISWTQVETGSAVTWKYPSCVLNGEDSVGEFYSVAVTNNFQQADTGTKMIHNGKGSRSTIISKGISAGKSNNTYRGLVRVGANADNVRNFTQCDSLLLGDQCGAHTVPYIEVKNPTAQIEHEATTSKISDDQLFYAMQRGLGIEEAVALIVNGFAKEVLKELPMEFAVEAQKLLAISLEGSVG from the coding sequence ATGAGCGAAGAAATCGAAGTGAAGGCCAAGCCGGAAGCGCCGAAGACACCGGAGACAGATGTCCAGGCGCGTGAGGCCGCGGCCAAGGCGGCCGATTACGAGCATGGCTGGTCGGCCGAAATCGACACCGAATTTGCCGAGAAGGGTCTGACGGAAGACACCGTCCGCTTCATCTCGGGCAAGAAGGGCGAGCCGGAATGGATGCTCGAATGGCGCCTCAAGGCCTTCCGCCTGTGGCAGACCATGGCCGAGCCGGACTGGGCCAAGGTCGGCTATCCCGCCATCGATTACCAGGGCGCCTATTACTACGCCGCGCCCAAGCCCAAGCCCAAATTGGGATCGCTCGATGAAGTCGATCCCGAGATCCTCGCGGTGTACAAGAAACTCGGCATCCCGATCGAGGAGCAGAAAGTGCTCGCCGGGGTGGAGGGCGCGCGCAAGGTCGCGGTCGATGCCGTGTTCGACAGCGTCAGCGTCGCCACCACCTTTCGCGAGGAACTGAAGCGCGCCGGGGTGATCTTCCTCTCGATCAGCGAAGCGGTGAAGGAATATCCGGAGCTGGTGAAGAAGTGGCTCGGCAAGGTTGTGCCGATGCACGACAACTTCTTCGCCACCCTGAACTGCGCGGTCTTTTCCGACGGCACTTTCGTCTACATCCCGGAAGGCGTGCGCTGCCCGATGGAGCTCTCCACCTATTTCCGCATCAATGCGGAGAATACCGGCCAGTTCGAACGCACCCTGATCATCGCCGAGAAGGGCAGCTACGTCAGCTACCTGGAAGGCTGCACCGCGCCGATGCGGGATGAAAACCAGCTCCACGCCGCCGTGGTCGAGCTGGTCGCGCTGGACGATGCCGAGATCAAGTATTCCACGGTGCAGAACTGGTATCCCGGCAATGCCGAAGGGATGGGCGGAATCTACAACTTCGTCACCAAGCGGGGCCTGTGCCAGGGCGCGCGCAGCAAGATTTCCTGGACCCAGGTCGAGACCGGCTCTGCCGTCACTTGGAAATATCCCAGCTGCGTCCTCAACGGCGAGGATAGCGTCGGCGAGTTCTACTCGGTCGCCGTGACCAACAATTTCCAGCAGGCCGATACCGGCACCAAGATGATCCACAACGGCAAAGGCAGCCGCTCCACCATCATCTCCAAGGGCATTTCGGCGGGCAAGTCGAACAACACCTATCGCGGCCTCGTCCGCGTGGGCGCCAACGCCGACAACGTGCGCAACTTCACCCAGTGCGACAGCCTGCTGCTGGGCGACCAGTGCGGCGCGCACACCGTGCCCTATATCGAGGTGAAGAACCCGACCGCGCAGATCGAGCACGAGGCAACCACCAGCAAGATTTCCGATGACCAGCTGTTCTACGCCATGCAACGCGGCCTCGGCATCGAGGAAGCCGTGGCGCTGATCGTCAACGGCTTTGCGAAGGAGGTGCTGAAAGAGTTGCCGATGGAATTCGCGGTCGAAGCGCAGAAGCTGCTGGCGATCAGCCTTGAAGGCTCGGTTGGATGA
- a CDS encoding endonuclease domain-containing protein: MTTRKTLALNPEAATAEAPALKKKGRGWEISESRLDALHEQAREMRRHSSEAHKALAEKFAKADLGRYKFTRHAVVGSAIVDFNCHVLGMAIAIDEEGQNDALAKRRDKSLESVGIRVMRIAAKDVLEDMDAVLARITAGMRLRIGDRKDAARAHKEANPKQDYSRPKPRPAPRKGPGDRKPR, encoded by the coding sequence ATGACCACCCGCAAAACCCTCGCCCTCAACCCCGAAGCGGCCACCGCCGAAGCCCCCGCGCTCAAAAAGAAGGGCCGCGGGTGGGAGATTTCGGAATCCCGCCTCGATGCGCTGCACGAGCAGGCGCGCGAAATGCGGCGGCATTCGTCGGAAGCGCACAAGGCGCTGGCCGAGAAATTCGCCAAGGCTGACCTGGGCCGTTACAAGTTCACCCGCCATGCGGTGGTCGGCAGCGCGATTGTCGATTTCAACTGCCACGTTCTCGGCATGGCGATCGCGATTGACGAGGAAGGGCAGAACGATGCCCTCGCCAAGCGGCGTGACAAGAGCCTGGAAAGCGTCGGCATCCGGGTAATGCGGATTGCGGCGAAGGACGTGCTGGAAGACATGGACGCCGTGCTCGCCCGGATCACCGCCGGCATGCGCCTGCGCATCGGCGACCGGAAGGATGCCGCCCGCGCCCACAAGGAAGCCAATCCGAAGCAGGACTATTCCCGGCCCAAGCCGCGCCCCGCGCCGCGCAAGGGACCGGGCGACAGGAAGCCGCGATGA
- the sufC gene encoding Fe-S cluster assembly ATPase SufC has protein sequence MLEITNLHATVADKPILKGLTLTVPAGEIHAIMGPNGAGKSTLSYVLGGRPGYEVTGGSVTFNGIDLLDLEPHERAAAGLFLGFQYPVEIPGVSNVQFLREALNAQRTARGEEPLSGGDFLKLAKAKAALLKLDMDMLKRQVNVGFSGGEKKRAEMVQMGILDPKFAVLDETDSGLDIDALKVVGEGINTIMRSPDKAVLLITHYQRLLDYVKPDKVHVLAGGRIVQGGGPELALRLESEGYDAVMAPESANA, from the coding sequence ATGCTCGAAATCACCAACCTTCACGCCACCGTTGCCGATAAGCCGATTCTCAAGGGCCTGACCCTGACCGTGCCCGCTGGCGAAATCCATGCGATCATGGGGCCGAACGGCGCGGGCAAGTCCACGCTGTCCTACGTGCTCGGCGGGCGGCCCGGTTACGAAGTGACCGGTGGCAGCGTCACCTTCAACGGGATTGACCTGCTCGACCTGGAACCGCACGAACGCGCCGCCGCCGGCCTGTTCCTCGGCTTCCAGTACCCGGTCGAGATCCCCGGCGTTTCCAACGTCCAGTTCCTGCGTGAGGCATTGAATGCCCAGCGCACGGCTCGGGGCGAAGAACCGCTCTCGGGCGGCGATTTCCTCAAGCTGGCCAAGGCGAAGGCAGCCCTGCTCAAGCTCGACATGGACATGCTAAAGCGGCAGGTGAACGTCGGCTTTTCCGGCGGCGAGAAGAAGCGCGCCGAGATGGTCCAGATGGGCATTCTCGACCCGAAATTCGCCGTGCTTGACGAGACCGACTCCGGCCTCGACATCGACGCGCTCAAGGTGGTCGGCGAAGGGATCAACACGATCATGCGCAGCCCCGACAAGGCGGTGCTGCTGATCACCCATTACCAGCGCCTGCTCGACTACGTGAAGCCGGACAAGGTCCATGTTCTGGCCGGGGGCCGAATCGTCCAGGGCGGCGGACCGGAACTGGCGCTGCGCCTGGAGAGCGAAGGCTATGACGCGGTCATGGCACCAGAGAGCGCAAATGCCTGA
- a CDS encoding SufD family Fe-S cluster assembly protein, with the protein MPEAGALERPTTRDEAWRYADGALLAELPLDYLQHWGTTHVPPGETKHFNAFHHSGPQASGGSVHRARVHVGAGGRYEHFEINASHTEYSRIELEVTLEEGAHFEFGAVTIGNRNARQEFVTRVIHKAPNATSNQVVRAVQGGQSTGNYLGRIEVARDAQKTDAAQNFRAILLERGASANAKPELEIFADDVKCAHGAAIGQLDQAAAYYMAARGIPPEAARKLLVQAFIADALAAIEDRRIADRMLERALEQLDGAAL; encoded by the coding sequence ATGCCTGAGGCAGGGGCACTGGAACGGCCGACCACGCGGGACGAAGCCTGGCGCTATGCCGACGGCGCATTGCTGGCGGAGCTGCCGCTCGACTATCTGCAGCACTGGGGCACCACACATGTGCCGCCGGGGGAAACGAAGCACTTCAACGCATTCCATCACTCCGGCCCGCAGGCCTCGGGCGGATCGGTCCACCGGGCCCGTGTCCATGTCGGCGCGGGCGGGCGCTACGAACACTTCGAGATCAATGCCAGCCACACCGAGTACAGCCGCATCGAGCTCGAAGTGACGCTGGAAGAAGGCGCGCATTTCGAATTCGGCGCGGTGACAATCGGCAACCGGAATGCGCGGCAGGAATTCGTCACCCGCGTGATCCACAAGGCTCCGAACGCCACCTCCAATCAGGTCGTGCGCGCCGTGCAGGGCGGGCAATCGACCGGCAACTACCTCGGCCGGATCGAAGTCGCGCGCGATGCGCAGAAGACCGACGCGGCGCAGAATTTCCGCGCCATCCTGCTTGAGCGAGGCGCCAGCGCCAACGCCAAACCGGAACTCGAGATTTTCGCGGACGACGTCAAATGCGCGCATGGCGCAGCGATCGGCCAGCTTGATCAGGCGGCGGCCTACTACATGGCGGCGCGCGGCATTCCGCCCGAAGCGGCGCGCAAGCTGCTGGTGCAGGCCTTCATCGCCGATGCGCTGGCCGCAATCGAGGACCGGCGGATTGCCGACCGTATGCTCGAACGCGCACTGGAACAGCTCGACGGGGCGGCGCTGTGA
- a CDS encoding SufS family cysteine desulfurase: MTNLAAAHRADFPGLFTPEGKPWHYLDTAATAQKPRAVIDAMARAMGEDYATVHRGVYARSAEMTRAFEAARTRVARFIGAGSDNEIVFVRGATEGINLVAQSWGGENLKPGDRIMLSVLEHHSNIVPWQMVATRTGAVIDVCPLTDDGRIDLDWLEANLSEQHKIVALSHVSNVLGSVLGAKRAAKAAHAVGAKLLLDGCQAAPRMRLAMAELDCDFYVFSGHKLYGPTGVGVLWAREELLQAMPPWQGGGAMIDRVTFEQTTYAPAPQRFEAGTPMITEVIALHAAIDFVEPFGMEALFAHESALAAQARDALREVNTIRLFGPEQSAGIVSFAMEGVHPHDIGTILDEEGVAIRAGHHCAQPLMDHLGVPATARASFGLYSDESDLAALMRGIERVQRIFG, encoded by the coding sequence GTGACCAATCTTGCTGCCGCGCACCGCGCCGATTTCCCCGGGCTGTTCACGCCTGAGGGCAAGCCGTGGCACTATCTCGATACTGCCGCCACTGCGCAGAAACCGCGCGCGGTGATCGATGCGATGGCTCGCGCCATGGGCGAGGACTACGCCACCGTCCACCGCGGGGTCTATGCCCGCTCGGCCGAAATGACGCGGGCGTTCGAGGCAGCGCGGACCCGCGTGGCCCGCTTCATCGGGGCAGGCAGCGACAACGAAATCGTGTTCGTGCGCGGCGCGACCGAGGGGATCAACCTCGTCGCACAAAGCTGGGGTGGGGAGAACCTGAAGCCCGGCGACCGGATCATGCTCAGCGTGCTGGAGCATCATTCGAACATTGTACCGTGGCAGATGGTGGCGACACGCACCGGAGCCGTGATCGACGTCTGCCCGCTGACCGATGATGGCCGGATCGACCTCGACTGGCTCGAAGCGAACCTGAGCGAGCAGCACAAGATCGTGGCGCTGTCGCACGTTTCTAACGTGCTCGGCTCCGTTCTGGGGGCGAAGCGCGCCGCGAAGGCCGCGCACGCGGTTGGCGCCAAGCTGCTTCTCGACGGGTGCCAGGCCGCGCCCCGGATGCGGCTGGCGATGGCAGAACTGGACTGCGATTTTTACGTGTTCTCCGGGCACAAGCTCTACGGCCCGACCGGGGTTGGCGTGTTGTGGGCGCGCGAGGAACTGCTCCAGGCCATGCCCCCGTGGCAGGGCGGCGGAGCGATGATCGACCGGGTCACGTTTGAGCAGACCACCTACGCCCCCGCCCCGCAGCGGTTCGAGGCCGGCACGCCGATGATCACCGAAGTGATCGCGCTGCATGCCGCGATCGATTTCGTCGAGCCGTTCGGGATGGAAGCCCTGTTCGCGCACGAAAGCGCCCTCGCCGCACAGGCCCGTGATGCCCTGCGCGAGGTCAACACGATCCGCCTGTTCGGACCCGAGCAGAGCGCGGGGATCGTCAGCTTTGCCATGGAGGGGGTGCATCCGCACGACATCGGCACCATATTGGACGAAGAAGGTGTGGCTATTCGCGCCGGGCACCACTGCGCCCAGCCGCTGATGGACCATCTCGGCGTACCCGCCACCGCCAGGGCCAGCTTCGGGCTCTATTCGGATGAAAGCGATCTTGCAGCGCTGATGCGCGGGATCGAACGCGTACAGAGGATTTTCGGATGA
- a CDS encoding SUF system Fe-S cluster assembly protein, translating to MSEQSRFSVEEVDAVTPPPRAKVEDAVIETAAEKLERKRDYLEGFLQQKPQAATPGEPGGELYEAVVAALKEIFDPEIPVNIYDLGLIYGVEVSPDADVVITMTLTTPHCPVAESMPGEVELRAASVPGVRDAEVNLVWDPPWGPDRMSDEARLELGML from the coding sequence ATGAGCGAACAGTCCCGCTTTTCAGTTGAGGAAGTCGACGCCGTCACTCCCCCGCCCCGGGCGAAAGTGGAGGATGCGGTGATCGAAACTGCCGCCGAGAAGCTTGAGCGCAAGCGCGACTACCTGGAGGGCTTCCTCCAGCAGAAGCCGCAGGCGGCCACCCCCGGCGAACCCGGCGGAGAGCTTTACGAAGCGGTGGTTGCGGCGCTGAAGGAGATTTTCGACCCGGAAATTCCGGTCAACATCTACGATCTCGGCCTGATCTACGGGGTCGAGGTCTCGCCCGATGCAGACGTCGTCATAACCATGACGCTGACCACCCCGCATTGCCCGGTGGCAGAATCCATGCCGGGCGAAGTGGAACTTCGCGCCGCCAGCGTACCCGGCGTGCGCGATGCCGAGGTCAACCTGGTGTGGGATCCGCCCTGGGGCCCGGACCGGATGAGTGATGAGGCCCGGCTCGAACTGGGAATGCTGTGA
- a CDS encoding HesB/IscA family protein produces MTETKTRPAQRPAPRAAVVLTPAAEARIADLMAKAPERAIGVKLSTPRRGCSGLAYSVDYVTEEVKFDEKIETPGGTFYIDGASVLYLIGSTMDWVEDDFTAGFVFTNPNAKGACGCGESFMV; encoded by the coding sequence ATGACCGAGACCAAGACCCGCCCCGCCCAAAGGCCTGCTCCTAGGGCGGCCGTGGTGCTGACGCCCGCGGCCGAAGCCCGTATCGCCGACCTGATGGCCAAGGCCCCCGAACGCGCGATCGGGGTCAAGCTGTCGACCCCGCGCCGGGGCTGCTCTGGCCTTGCCTACTCGGTCGATTACGTCACCGAAGAGGTCAAGTTCGACGAAAAGATCGAAACCCCCGGCGGCACGTTCTACATCGACGGGGCCAGCGTGCTCTACCTGATCGGCAGCACGATGGACTGGGTCGAGGACGACTTCACTGCAGGATTCGTCTTCACCAACCCCAACGCCAAGGGCGCCTGCGGCTGCGGCGAGAGCTTCATGGTCTAG
- a CDS encoding EI24 domain-containing protein has translation MNAALSALLRALPQLADGPVLRILLKTVFLTVAVFAVVGLAAWYGLSHLLAQWDAGTVAAGLSGLIAAVLTVIGGWLLFRLVAVMVLQFFAEDIVAAVEARHYPLARQAARPRSLGQSLGDGLRSLARALLVNLAILPVALVLLVTGVGTALLFWLVNGWLLGRELTEMVWLRHSEGPEAKPPVTGLQRFALGGFVAALMAVPFVNLLVPVLGAAAATHLVHRRPGALSHA, from the coding sequence ATGAATGCTGCCCTTTCCGCCTTGCTCCGCGCGCTGCCCCAGCTGGCAGACGGGCCGGTGCTGCGCATTCTCCTGAAGACGGTGTTCCTGACGGTGGCGGTGTTTGCCGTGGTCGGCCTCGCCGCCTGGTACGGGCTGTCTCACCTGCTGGCGCAGTGGGACGCAGGCACCGTTGCCGCCGGGCTGAGCGGGCTGATTGCCGCCGTGCTGACGGTGATCGGGGGCTGGCTGCTGTTCCGGCTGGTGGCGGTGATGGTGCTCCAATTCTTCGCCGAAGACATTGTCGCGGCGGTGGAGGCGCGCCACTATCCCCTGGCCCGGCAGGCAGCGCGGCCGCGCTCGTTGGGGCAATCGCTGGGAGACGGGCTGCGCTCGCTGGCGCGGGCGCTGCTGGTCAATCTTGCCATATTGCCGGTGGCGCTGGTGCTGCTGGTCACGGGGGTTGGCACCGCCCTGCTGTTCTGGCTGGTCAATGGCTGGCTGCTCGGGCGCGAGCTGACCGAGATGGTCTGGCTGCGTCACAGCGAAGGGCCTGAGGCAAAACCGCCGGTGACCGGCTTGCAGCGATTTGCGCTGGGCGGGTTTGTGGCCGCCCTGATGGCAGTGCCGTTCGTCAATCTGCTGGTGCCGGTGCTTGGCGCAGCCGCCGCCACCCACCTTGTTCACCGCCGCCCGGGGGCTCTATCCCATGCGTAA
- a CDS encoding adenosine kinase: MTEPRYDVIAIGNAIVDVMAACQDELIEELGLSKGGMTLVDSARAQELYDAMGPAREISGGSAANTLAGLSALGAQCAFIGQVAADQLGEVFAHDIRAVGIDFDTPPRDREPPTARCLIFVTPDAQRTMNTFLGASQYLPPVALDAEAVAAAKVLYLEGYLWDPEEPRAAMRRAIEAARAAGRKVAFTLSEVFVIERHGDDFRALIEDGLIDILFANHLELAALTGESDFEAGIAALSPKVPVLVVTRSAEGAVAVAGGARAEVPAEPIDKVVDTTGAGDLFAAGFLYGHVNGEPLERCLRRGAIAACEIISHYGARPEADLRALMAEKLG, translated from the coding sequence GTGACCGAACCCCGTTATGACGTGATCGCGATCGGCAATGCCATCGTCGATGTAATGGCTGCCTGCCAGGACGAGCTGATCGAGGAGCTGGGCCTCAGCAAGGGCGGGATGACCCTGGTTGACAGTGCGCGGGCGCAGGAACTTTACGATGCCATGGGCCCGGCGCGGGAGATTTCCGGCGGCTCGGCAGCCAATACGCTGGCCGGTCTTTCGGCTCTGGGTGCGCAATGCGCCTTCATCGGCCAGGTCGCCGCAGACCAGCTGGGCGAAGTCTTCGCGCACGATATCCGCGCAGTCGGAATCGATTTCGACACCCCGCCGCGCGACCGCGAGCCGCCCACGGCCCGGTGCCTGATCTTCGTCACGCCCGACGCCCAGCGGACCATGAACACGTTCCTCGGGGCCAGCCAGTACCTGCCGCCGGTGGCGCTTGACGCCGAGGCGGTGGCGGCGGCCAAAGTGCTCTACCTTGAAGGCTACCTGTGGGATCCGGAAGAGCCGCGCGCGGCCATGCGCCGGGCCATCGAGGCGGCCCGGGCAGCCGGACGCAAGGTCGCCTTCACCCTGTCCGAGGTCTTCGTGATCGAGCGGCACGGCGATGATTTCCGCGCGCTGATCGAGGATGGCCTGATCGATATCCTGTTCGCCAACCACCTTGAGCTGGCCGCATTGACCGGCGAAAGCGATTTCGAGGCGGGCATTGCCGCGCTCTCTCCCAAGGTGCCGGTGCTGGTGGTGACCCGCAGCGCCGAAGGCGCCGTGGCCGTGGCTGGAGGCGCAAGAGCCGAAGTTCCGGCCGAGCCGATCGACAAGGTGGTCGACACCACCGGGGCCGGTGATCTGTTCGCTGCCGGGTTCCTCTACGGCCATGTCAACGGCGAGCCGCTGGAACGCTGCCTGCGCCGCGGCGCGATCGCCGCTTGCGAAATCATCAGCCACTATGGCGCGCGGCCGGAAGCCGACCTCCGGGCGCTGATGGCGGAAAAGCTCGGCTAG